gactaaatggatagctctttcaaagagccggcacaggcacgatgggctgaatggcctccttctgtgctgattcattgtATGATTCCCTATTACTGAGGAGAACCTTCAACATTCAGAACAGGTTTTTCGGGGGAATTTTACAGGCTAACCATGTATTACACAGGGAAACCCCATTTTGCTGTAGTTTCCCAGAGAGCCCGAGAGATTGAGTATCAGTGGAACGAGTAAAAGAAATTATGGCTAATTTAAGATGTATCAGCCATTGTCACACGGTCCGAGATTAGGTCGTTCCCAACAGGCCAACGATCATGGATGAGATTACGATCtgtgtcccctccccccattgcctCAGGATTGGGAtgcaaaaaaagaaaagaaagacttgcatttatatagcgcctttcacaacctcaagatgtcccaaacgctttacagccaattaagtatttttgaagtgtggtcactgatgtaatttaggaaatgcagcagccaatttgctcacagcaagatcccacaaacagcaatgtgataatgaccagatcatctgttttagtgatgttgtttgcgggataaatattggcccaggacaccgggggggatctcccctgctcttctttgaaatagtggccgtggggatcttttatgtccacctgagagggcagacggggcctcggtttaacgtctcatccgaaagacggcacctccgacagtgcagcaccccctcaacactgacactgggagtgtcaagcctggattacgtgctcaagtctctggagtgggacttgaaacagaGTGGGACATAAACAGAGAAGGAGACAGATGGGGTCGTACAGAGGGAGAGATGaacggagagaaataaagacagtAAACAGCTGCTAATTTGAGACACGCGCCCTCGTGTATCACTCACAGTGACACCAGTAGTAAACAGAGAGATCCCTGACTGTCAGCTGGTGATTTAACCTGCGAGATGTGCAGCCAAGTTATTGAGGAGCAGATAATTTTATAGAAAATATATTCAACAGGCCGTGCTCTTTCAACGCAACTGTTGGATTTCTGCATAGCCCCATCACTGGGGACAGGTTGGGAATTACAGGGATTTGTTCCTGTTAAGCAGAGGTCATCGAAATGTCAACAATTTTGACTTTTAAACAAACGGGTCACATGTCCTATATTTAAAGTAGGCAATTAAAGGGGCAGGGTCAAACGGCGCGTGGCTCACAGCAACCCGAGAGGTGGTCCATCTCGGGAGTCCTGCTTTTCGAGCAGTTCAGTTTTTGAAGCCGTTTCAAAAGGGAACTCTTCACAGGAAACCTTCCCTCGTCTCCTCACTCGTAACTGCAACACAGGCCCTTGTTCCAGGTGAGCGTCAGTAGCTGGTTTGACcattgtgtgtgtggggagggggtggtggggggaagggcATCGCAGGCAGGCCAGATGTtttcctcatctgacatccactcCTACAAGTGCATCTGCCAAACGGTGATCAGGAGCGAGATTTTTTTTTGCCCCCTCTGCCTTactcagggcactgaggccaattccagCGCCCCCAGCAACCAACTGGGATTAGCTGAGATCAGACCATGAAAATctgccagattgtcgtaaaaactcaactggttcactaatgtccttcagaaagaaagaatttgcatttaaattttccgacctcaggacattccagagcgctttacagtcaacgaagtacttttttttttaagtgtagtcactgttgtaatgtagggaacgtggcagccaatctgtgcagagcaagatcccacaaacagcaatgtgataatgaccggagaATCTGTTTTTAAGAGATGTTGGTTGggagataaatgttgaccaggacacggggggagaactccctctgctctgctttacatagtggccatgggatcttttacatccacctgagagggcagacaaggcatcagtttaacgtctcatctgaaagtcggcatctccgtcagtgcagcactccctcagtactggcactgggagtatcagcctagattttgtgctcaagtctctggagtgggacttaaaccttctgacttagagacaacagtgctgcccactgaaccaATGTTGACACTTTAAGCCCATTTCGCGATACGGCCGAAGGCCAATCTCACCCCCAAGATGCCTTCCACTGGCAGAAACTAGTCCTTTTGAACGCTTGTGAACCCACACTCAGTTAACACTGCGTGGCTGAGTCCTAAATTCCTCTGAAAGGCCtagaagccactcagttgtttctAGAGCAATTCACCCGtcaccatctcagggcaacttggaatgggcaataaattgtCACCACTTTCTGAGAATAGAATTATAAATCTCTTTCTTGCGTTCAAAGCCTTCCATTGCCTCCCCCTTCCcgagcctcctccacccctacaactctccaagatctctgcgctcctccaacactggcctctcgcgcatccccgatttccttcgctccaccattggcggccgtgccttcggctgcctgggccctaagctctgaaattccctccctaaacctccccgcctctctctcctactttaagacgctctttaaagcctacctctttgaccaacctcttggtcacctgtcctaatacctccttacgtagctcagtgtcaattttgtctgattacgctcctgtgaggcaccttgggacttttttaaCGACCTAAATTGTTGTAAAGAAAATAGTAATGCATTTACCCATCAAAACGTGAGGGTGGGGCCAGAAAACGCTTTTAAAAGCctagatgggggaaaaaaatccaactATTTGCCTTCTGCAACTTGTTGCTTTAAGAGGCGCTTGTAACATAGAGGGCGCTATGACCCAGGAGGGGACTGCTCCCGGTCTGGAGTTGCAGCAGCAGCTTTGAGCTCAGTACCGCTCTGTGGCATTCGCTGCTATTTAATCCACTCCAGTGATTTCATTCCGCTTTATAAAAAAGTTAAAGTTAGTTTGACAGACACATGCATTTGCTGCTCGATATCTGATAGCGGGCTGGCAAAAAAGGGCGTTGCAAACCTTACAGTTAAATTGCAAAAAAGCAGGCGGCAACTTTACAGACTGGTCTCAGCTGTTGGGAAACGGTAAGGAAGAGAAAGTATTTAAAGCACGAGAGTGAATAACTAATCTTGTATTTTACTTTTCCAACAAAGTcagatttttattttacaaaGCAGTAAAtactacagattttttttaaaatgttaatatttCTGTTAAGTTTTTCCCAAACTGGAAAGTGACTGAAATTTCTAAACAAAAAGTTAGCAGACAGTTTGGAAGAAAATTGAGACTAAACCTGTAATTTTCTGTGCATCTGAAAAagagaatatattttaaaacagtGATTAAGAACCTCAGGTAGAAACATCAGGTTAATTATACTTGGTtacgagttcccaatctcagtctaTTGAGGCGGCAAGGTAGACCTGAGAtgactttttgttttaaaatgttgTTATTCAGACTCTGTACTTTGAAGAACAAGTTTCCTGACTTTGTGCAAAATGACCCAGCAGCAATAGTCCAGAGAAATGGGAGAGTGAATTTGATCCCATTGTTCTGGTCTATCTCCTCGGGACCAGGTGTGGTGTTGGACTGGACTGGTGACAGGTAGCACCATGACCTGCTGCTTTGTGCCATTGAGTTGAGAGTGAGGGACCCGGGACTGTCGCTCTGTCCAGCGGGCTTTCGCAGGGCGGAGCGCCACCTCGTGGTACAATAATGGTGACCTTCAAGTAATGCTTCTCAAAGAAgcaccaacttgcatttgtatatcgcctttcacggcctcaggacgctttacagccaatgaagtactctttttgtaatgtaggaaacgcagcagccaatttgcgagaccccacaaacagcaatgtgacaacgaccagataatctgtttttagtgatgttggttgagcgattaaatattggcccaggacacctcccctgctctccttcgaaatagtggccatgggatcttttacgtccacctgagagggcagaaagggcctcggtttaacgtctcatctgaaagacggcacctccgatagtacagcgctccctcagtactgcgctggagtgtcagcctagattttgtgctcaagtctctggagtggggctcgaacccacgaccttctgacttgggcaggagtgctacccactgagccacagctgataactAATTACAGCTAGGCTTGAACAACTTTCCCAGTGACACtaaagtttttaaaattctttctctggatgtgggcattaCTAGcacagccggcatttattgcccatccctaattgcccttgagaaggtggtgatgagccgccttcttgaaccgctgcagtccgtgtggtgagggttctcccacagagctgttaggaagggaattccaggattttgacccagcgacgatgaaggaacggcgatatatttccaagtcgggatggtgtgtgatttggaggggaacgtgcaggtggtgttcccatgcatctgctgcccttgtccttctaggtggtggaggtcgtgggtttgggaggtgctgttgaagaagccttgctgagttgctgcagtgcgtcctgtagctagaacacactgcagccacggtgcaccggtggtggagggagtggatgtttaagccagtggatggggtgccaattaagcggactcttgagtgttgttgcagctgcactcaaccaggcaagtggagagtattccatcatactccatacttgtgccttggagataaTGGAGAGGCTAAAGTGGCAGCAGCACTGCGGAATCAGTCTGCACTAAGGCCGGGGAGCAGTCTTGCACCAGTTGGGTAGAGTATTAACCCTAGAGGTCATGAGGTCACCAGGCCAAGTTGATAAtcaggtaatttgtgggctggcacaagataaagtgactgtgaagctgtcAGACTGTCATAAAAAcaaaactggttcactgatgcccttcagggaagggagggaagggagggaagggaatctgctgtccttacccagtctgggcctacacgtgactccagtctcacactatatggttgactcttaatgccctctgggcaactatggatgggagtgtcacccacatcctgagaacaaataaaaagaataataaaaaaagaattcCCCTGCAGGATGAAGCCAGGCTAAGATCTCTTAGGCACTTCACAAACCTACTGCAAATccctcaaatccctccaaggcctcgccccctccctatctctgtaacctcctccagacctcaaccctccgaggtctctgcgttccttcaattctgaCCTCCCTTCACTACTCCCTTCACccaaccattggcagccgtgccttcagctgcctgggcccaaagctctggaattccctccctaaatctctccaactctctccttttaagacgctccgtaAAACCTTTgcccaaggagatattaggatacctgtcctaatatctccttatgcggctcggtgtcaattgtcatctgattactctcctgtgaagcgccttgggacactttacaacgttaaaggtgctatataaatgcaagttgttgtggggttttttttttcctgtaagGAGGAAGTGAACActtaacattttaaataaaaggcagtgggagagcagagcagagcaggacaggTAAAGATGCAAAGAACTCTCTCCTGGTGGGTTCAGAGAGCAAGTTGCAGCCAGGCACAGCCTGCagcagaggttacagagatagggtgttgCTGTCTGCAACTCACACCCCACAGCTACTGGTCTCGGAGGTGTAGTTCGAtataactgcagcctcaaagtatACAAAACACTTTTAAGACTGAGTGTTTGATAGACCAGATGTACCACAAGGTCGGCGATAACACGAAGCAAATCGTTGATGGATTTTTAAATCGCGCTAGTTACTGCTGCATGTACACGTTAGAGATGATTGGCGGGTTAGTGTTAAGCAGACTAATATCATCGCAACTCTGTGGAGGGGCCGTTACCTCCCAGAGATCCTTGCTCATACTTCCATCCCTTGCAATTTCCTGTGCAACCGAGTCAGCTGTTCCCCCATCTCTTCACACGCCATTGGTCCTGGGCCCCAAACATCCTTCCCATGTGCGACAGCAatttgcaacctcctccaacccagTATGCTGCATTGCTGATTCGAtacgagtagatagggagaaactggcaggaaggtcggtaaccagaggatttaagataatcggcaaaagaaccaaagggggatgaggagaaattattttacgcagcgagttgttatgatctggaatgcgctgcctgaaagggcggtggaagcagattcaagaataactttcaaaagggaattggataaatacttgaaaatcaggctatggggatagggtaggggggggaagtgagactaattgggtagctctttcaaagagccggcacaggcatgatgggccgaatggccgccttctttgctgtaagattccatgatgtTCCAATGTAACAATCTTTGCCTTCACTCTTCAGATCTCTGCCGTAGCTTGAGCGTAACCGAGcaagaggtaaaggaggcaaagatcCAGAGCCAGAAGATTGCTGCTCAGTTGACCACCCCACCGAGCGCCAACTCCAAGGGCGTGCTGCTCTTCAACAAGCGCAAGAAGAGAGTGAACGAGTTCACTTTAACCAGCTACGGCAAACAGGAGCTGCAGTCCGGGGCGGAGGCCAGTCCACCTGTTAATGGAGACGGCGGAGCTCCCAGGGATCGTCTAGCCGGGGGGTCGAGCGTGGAACCAAGAGGCTCGGCCGAGCTCCCGTCTTCCTCCGAAGAGACCAGCGTGCCGTACTTTGAGAGAAGGGTCAAGGAGGACATCATGGAGGCGTCGATGGCTGAAAACCACGTAGGGACGGGGATCCtcgaagaaaggaaggaagaggcagaggattgCGCAgctgaggaagagggagaggaagaatgcCGTGAAGGGATGGCGGGAGAATGCAAAGATGTGACGGAGGAGTGTGGAGTAATGCAAGATACTGCGGACTTGATGGGAGAATCTCCTTTGGAGACCAATGATCTTCTTAAACCAGTAAGATCAACAATGGAGGTCCATTTGGAGACATCGCACCTGATCCATGAACCTGATAAGGTGTATATGGATCTACCAGGAGACGTCAAACTTGTAAATAATCAAATTGACGGAGATAAGATTAGCGAGAGCCAGGAAGTGTATGCGCCTGAAGAAAAGCAGCCGCTCGTGATGAACAGAACACCTAAGCCGTTTTTGTCTGAGGTCGTCTCTCCCAAACCTTTTGCGCCACAAGTAGGTCCTCCCACAGGCTCTCCGGTTTACTCCAGTCCTCCCCCAGTTTCCCGGATTACGTCTCCCCCTCCCTTCGCGAACTCCTTCCCGACAGCCGTGGGCCAATCGGCCGGCTACACCAACACGCCGTCAGTCTCTGCAAATAAAACGGGCATCTTGGAAGAATCAAGGATGCGAAGGGCTGCGAGGAAGCCAATGTTCACCTTCCACGAGAAGCCGAAAGTGGCTCCTAACCCTGAGCTCCTGTCCCTGGTGCAGGGCATAGACGTGAAGAAGAAAAGTGGGCAGGCAGAATCCCTCAACGAAGAGGACTATCTCAGTCTCGGGGCCGAGGCTTGCACCTTTGCCCACCAGAAGGCTTCTCCCCCGGCCGCGTCCAAGCAAATGGCTTCCGGTCAAGACGGCCCCCCGATTCCGGAATGGGCGTCTTGCTTGAAGCCGCCTGAACTGAGGGCGCCGCGCAGGTCTGGCGCGACGCAGACGCTGATGGAGGTGAAGGGGAAAGGGGCGGAGCTGTTTGCTCGGCGGCAGTCTCGAATGGAGAGGTACACCTTCGAATCGTCGCCAGCGAGGGACAACCCCCCTCCCCGGCCTCCCTCGCCCACCATGTCCTTGCCGCCATCGTGGAAGTGCCACGACAACGGACGAACATCGCCGGCACCCCAGCACGGCCCGCCGAGGAGCCTCCGCGTTGGCTCCAGGCCACCGCCCTCTGCCTTCGCCCAAGTCAACAAGTCCACCCCAGGGGGCAGCAGCCCCagagcaggggcagacttgggATCCCACCAGCTCAGCTCCTCCCTCTATATCATCTCCCCGAACAAGAGCCCATTAACCTCCCTACCCAGGGCCGCGCCCTCACCGCCTAAACCGGTCGTCCCCGGCGCAGTCCCTTATGCCAGGCAAGCCTCGGCTCCCCCGTCTTCGCGGGCTCCTCCTTTCGTGGCTGCCAagccgccctcggtccccccgtCTCCGGCCG
The Heptranchias perlo isolate sHepPer1 chromosome 14, sHepPer1.hap1, whole genome shotgun sequence genome window above contains:
- the LOC137332278 gene encoding synaptopodin — its product is MQVGADVHSCGYFSQARAEGKPRSEKGWSAGEASLSLSITDHQRQGNYLGNLGDEEECESADTVKNSEPRTTEGLWPGSTTSAFGKAAAGQSLSALKEAVCPVNVPSDRSAASKTESTGTGEWRAPNLTPRVIPGVAPHQKPANLCRSLSVTEQEVKEAKIQSQKIAAQLTTPPSANSKGVLLFNKRKKRVNEFTLTSYGKQELQSGAEASPPVNGDGGAPRDRLAGGSSVEPRGSAELPSSSEETSVPYFERRVKEDIMEASMAENHVGTGILEERKEEAEDCAAEEEGEEECREGMAGECKDVTEECGVMQDTADLMGESPLETNDLLKPVRSTMEVHLETSHLIHEPDKVYMDLPGDVKLVNNQIDGDKISESQEVYAPEEKQPLVMNRTPKPFLSEVVSPKPFAPQVGPPTGSPVYSSPPPVSRITSPPPFANSFPTAVGQSAGYTNTPSVSANKTGILEESRMRRAARKPMFTFHEKPKVAPNPELLSLVQGIDVKKKSGQAESLNEEDYLSLGAEACTFAHQKASPPAASKQMASGQDGPPIPEWASCLKPPELRAPRRSGATQTLMEVKGKGAELFARRQSRMERYTFESSPARDNPPPRPPSPTMSLPPSWKCHDNGRTSPAPQHGPPRSLRVGSRPPPSAFAQVNKSTPGGSSPRAGADLGSHQLSSSLYIISPNKSPLTSLPRAAPSPPKPVVPGAVPYARQASAPPSSRAPPFVAAKPPSVPPSPAGVNGFGDHSPSVDIRSPGFEAAPASPAGSSSPRPKDVTQAPRPSFSARRAGLEPQTRTSPAAQPWKPSLNRRLSSPQTYSETLRTQPANNCSPGSPRSPFHPISPTVITPSNWSPLRDPKPGSPARPGGNSAESRRLKDLLAKNVVSAARRKKLSSPTSPSDLPSPLSPRAGGLSPLSPLSGVSLANANSPTRISPARSPLKLYRRSLTDSDFSVGSDDSGPRSPSYYNFCPRGWSGSKMRQSDQL